In Flavobacteriales bacterium, the following proteins share a genomic window:
- a CDS encoding glycosyltransferase family 2 protein, whose amino-acid sequence MPKFSVVIPSYNRSTFLKSAIESVLKQDFSDFELLVIDDGSTDQTQTMVNELSERDKRIKYIFQSNGERGKARNNGFDHAKGEYVVFLDSDDEFLPGHLSHLNELSEQHPEVLLLATNYEFFENGKSIKAPIDNIEEGFHDYSVLLRGNPFASNVCVKKSNPSYIPFPEDRTYSAMEDWMFLFSNLWTKNLFLSKKSTVRMNEHPNRSMRFHTDIIQKRELATAFLIQHFSFSKREKKQLKGNTFYFLAIHSYLDHKKAQAIRYFFKSFLLLGPSKKLLILFPKIIVGQKMISQLKNKFRS is encoded by the coding sequence ATGCCTAAATTTTCTGTGGTCATACCAAGTTATAATCGCTCGACATTTTTAAAAAGTGCCATCGAATCGGTATTGAAACAGGATTTTTCCGACTTCGAACTTTTGGTGATTGATGATGGAAGTACAGATCAAACTCAAACAATGGTTAATGAACTCTCAGAAAGAGATAAGCGCATCAAATATATTTTTCAAAGCAATGGGGAGAGAGGAAAAGCCAGGAATAACGGCTTCGATCATGCGAAAGGTGAGTATGTTGTTTTCCTGGATTCTGATGATGAGTTTTTACCCGGACATTTATCTCATCTTAATGAATTAAGCGAACAGCATCCCGAGGTTTTATTGCTGGCTACCAATTATGAATTTTTTGAAAACGGAAAAAGTATCAAAGCACCTATCGATAATATTGAGGAGGGATTTCATGATTATTCTGTGTTGTTAAGAGGAAATCCATTCGCGTCCAACGTTTGTGTAAAAAAATCGAATCCTTCTTATATTCCTTTTCCGGAAGACCGCACCTATTCGGCTATGGAAGATTGGATGTTCCTTTTCAGCAACCTATGGACAAAAAATTTATTTCTGAGTAAAAAATCAACGGTAAGAATGAATGAACATCCGAACCGGAGCATGCGGTTTCATACGGACATCATACAAAAACGTGAATTGGCAACTGCTTTTCTTATTCAGCACTTTTCATTTTCAAAAAGAGAAAAAAAACAATTAAAAGGAAATACATTTTATTTTCTCGCGATTCATTCCTACCTCGATCATAAAAAAGCCCAGGCCATTCGTTATTTTTTCAAGTCCTTTCTCTTACTTGGACCGTCAAAAAAATTATTGATTTTATTTCCAAAAATTATTGTTGGTCAAAAAATGATTAGTCAACTTAAAAATAAATTTAGGTCATGA
- a CDS encoding glycosyltransferase — translation MKYQGNIMVITYWSLNDALIQTYTLPYLRQIRSLIGDSRKIILVCLEKNGTHHPLTQLEPGIEILQLPYIPFGGKAALKWLSYLTLLKKTIRTNAVGVIHAWCTPAGMIAYLLSKKTGKPLIIDSFEPHAEAMVENGSWKPNSMAFRLLFRYEKQQYKQAQHLICCTESMKDYAEKKYGKTHANFYVKPACVDRNLFSFNLQKRDSLRRELLLENKTVMVYAGKLGGIYLDEEVFRFIKQSIEVFGENFRVLFLSAHTIEEIHERCMHFAIPTEFIQLKFVPHREVPDYMMTADFAITPVKPVPSKRFCSPIKDGEYWSLGLPVVITENISDDSSIIHHENAGVILREFTDSALRKAAREMKKLLDDENPETLRSRIQQLAIQHRNFENSLNVYRAIYD, via the coding sequence ATGAAATATCAGGGGAACATCATGGTCATTACCTATTGGTCATTGAACGATGCGCTCATTCAAACCTATACCCTTCCCTATCTTCGTCAAATCCGAAGCCTGATTGGAGATTCCAGAAAAATCATTTTGGTATGCCTTGAAAAAAACGGCACTCACCATCCATTAACGCAACTTGAACCAGGTATTGAAATCCTGCAACTACCCTATATTCCTTTTGGAGGAAAGGCAGCCTTAAAATGGCTCAGCTATCTAACATTGCTAAAAAAAACAATTCGCACTAATGCAGTTGGTGTTATTCACGCCTGGTGTACTCCCGCCGGAATGATTGCTTACTTACTTTCAAAAAAAACAGGAAAACCTCTTATCATCGATAGTTTCGAACCTCATGCTGAAGCGATGGTGGAAAATGGCAGCTGGAAACCAAATTCCATGGCCTTCCGGCTTTTATTCCGCTATGAAAAGCAACAATACAAGCAGGCACAGCACCTCATCTGTTGCACGGAGAGCATGAAGGACTATGCCGAAAAAAAATATGGCAAAACGCATGCAAATTTTTATGTAAAACCGGCATGTGTTGATCGCAATTTATTTTCTTTTAATCTTCAAAAAAGAGATTCGCTCCGAAGGGAATTACTGCTAGAAAATAAAACGGTAATGGTTTATGCCGGGAAGTTGGGGGGGATATATCTCGATGAAGAAGTTTTTCGTTTTATTAAACAGTCCATCGAAGTATTTGGTGAAAATTTCCGTGTATTGTTTTTAAGTGCGCATACCATAGAAGAAATTCATGAACGTTGCATGCATTTTGCCATTCCAACTGAGTTTATTCAATTGAAATTTGTTCCTCACCGGGAAGTTCCCGATTATATGATGACCGCAGATTTCGCTATTACTCCGGTTAAACCTGTCCCTAGCAAACGCTTTTGCAGTCCCATTAAAGATGGTGAATACTGGTCGCTCGGTTTACCGGTTGTAATAACAGAAAACATTTCCGACGATTCGTCCATAATCCATCATGAAAATGCTGGTGTTATACTTCGTGAATTCACCGATTCTGCACTTCGAAAAGCGGCACGTGAAATGAAAAAATTGCTGGACGATGAAAACCCGGAAACTTTACGTTCCAGAATTCAGCAATTAGCCATTCAACACCGAAATTTTGAGAATTCCCTTAATGTTTATCGCGCAATATACGACTAG
- a CDS encoding glycosyltransferase — MRNPFITIITPSYNQGNYLEETILSVIHQEGVDFEYMVIDGGSKDHSIDIIKKYETHFSFWCSEKDRGQSHAINKGIEKAKGDIIMWINSDDILLPGALKKIEEAFKQHPDALLVHGKSLLFGAKRKELEIGELKSDHHLRCLAYIPFPQPGSAFSRKLIDQYGPLDESLHFGMDFELLVRAAIQRQVLSLPEILSKYRIHDNSKTNLHLKFAKDWQQVFSKVIQSIAPDHAMVTTLIRMGYLEKEKLYYRFSSEFTSEEISKIIFYHLEIQFHYTYLYCNRKENQRIAELIKTLFPDVFKKQFIKWYRRKQYIPGTLLILFRKIKNVNA; from the coding sequence ATGAGAAATCCATTCATAACCATCATTACTCCTTCTTATAATCAGGGGAATTACCTGGAGGAGACCATTCTTTCGGTGATACACCAGGAGGGAGTGGATTTTGAGTATATGGTTATTGACGGAGGCAGTAAGGATCATTCGATTGACATCATAAAAAAATATGAAACTCATTTTTCCTTTTGGTGCAGCGAAAAAGATCGCGGACAATCCCATGCCATCAATAAAGGCATTGAAAAAGCAAAAGGAGATATCATTATGTGGATCAACAGCGATGATATACTACTTCCCGGAGCATTAAAAAAAATCGAAGAAGCCTTTAAACAACATCCGGATGCTTTACTGGTGCATGGGAAATCATTGTTGTTCGGAGCCAAAAGGAAGGAGCTGGAAATTGGTGAACTTAAATCTGACCACCATTTGCGTTGTCTCGCTTATATTCCATTTCCACAACCGGGATCGGCATTTAGCAGAAAACTGATCGATCAGTATGGTCCCTTGGATGAATCACTTCACTTCGGGATGGATTTTGAATTATTGGTTCGTGCTGCAATACAAAGACAGGTTTTAAGTTTACCGGAAATATTGTCGAAATACAGGATTCACGATAACAGCAAAACTAATTTACACTTAAAATTTGCGAAAGACTGGCAACAGGTTTTCTCTAAAGTTATTCAAAGCATTGCCCCTGATCATGCAATGGTAACGACACTCATTCGTATGGGTTATTTAGAAAAAGAGAAATTATATTACCGCTTTTCCAGTGAATTTACTTCGGAAGAGATTTCCAAAATCATCTTCTACCATTTAGAGATCCAATTCCATTACACTTATCTATATTGCAATCGTAAAGAAAACCAACGCATAGCAGAACTTATTAAAACGCTATTTCCTGATGTCTTTAAAAAGCAATTCATAAAATGGTACCGGCGCAAACAATATATTCCCGGAACTTTATTAATCCTGTTCAGAAAAATAAAAAACGTAAATGCCTAA
- a CDS encoding glycosyltransferase: MEGHIQMNRISVIICTYNPSIQPLLRVINSIQNQKLEGISIEKIIVDNNSSNQFLADTNLKSSLNTNGWKIVHEPRAGLSYARIAGVNHTTNDFILFVDDDNVLNENYVQHLIRHYNEHPQAGIIGAGKIDVEFTGGGDEYIKKYFKKAFQYREFSTYLSGNAVWENFYPPGSGISIRKKVFNVFAANFIHGKISLTGRKAESLSSGEDAQMIWTTLQVGFTVDTAPDLSLIHLIPEKRCSLSYIIQLNQSIAYSFYKGQAEFYPDLTAGKKAGLLYFWKRRIQLWMKYPFQFKRIRYEFAYEQAWHKGHVQFVDKP, from the coding sequence ATGGAAGGACATATTCAAATGAATCGGATTTCTGTTATTATATGTACCTACAATCCATCCATACAGCCATTGCTGCGGGTTATAAATTCCATTCAAAATCAAAAACTGGAAGGAATAAGTATCGAAAAAATTATCGTTGATAACAATTCATCCAATCAATTTTTGGCAGACACGAATTTAAAATCCTCATTAAATACAAACGGCTGGAAAATCGTTCATGAGCCAAGGGCAGGATTGAGTTATGCAAGAATAGCTGGAGTAAATCATACTACAAATGATTTCATTTTGTTTGTGGATGATGATAATGTACTGAATGAAAATTATGTTCAACATCTCATCAGACATTATAATGAACATCCTCAAGCCGGAATAATAGGTGCAGGAAAGATTGATGTGGAATTTACGGGTGGAGGCGATGAATACATTAAGAAGTACTTTAAAAAAGCGTTTCAATACCGGGAATTTTCAACTTATTTATCGGGTAATGCTGTTTGGGAAAATTTTTATCCTCCGGGATCAGGAATTTCCATTCGCAAAAAAGTATTTAATGTTTTTGCAGCAAACTTTATTCATGGAAAAATCAGTTTAACCGGAAGAAAAGCGGAGTCACTCAGCAGCGGGGAAGATGCTCAAATGATCTGGACCACCCTTCAGGTAGGCTTTACGGTGGACACGGCTCCGGATTTATCCCTCATTCACCTTATTCCCGAAAAACGCTGTTCACTCAGTTATATTATCCAGCTTAATCAATCCATTGCTTATTCCTTTTATAAAGGACAAGCAGAATTTTATCCTGATTTAACTGCCGGCAAAAAAGCGGGATTGCTTTACTTTTGGAAAAGGCGAATCCAGTTGTGGATGAAATACCCCTTTCAATTTAAGCGAATAAGGTATGAATTCGCCTATGAACAAGCCTGGCATAAGGGACATGTCCAATTCGTCGATAAACCATGA
- the rlmH gene encoding 23S rRNA (pseudouridine(1915)-N(3))-methyltransferase RlmH — MKIKLITMGLSDDGYLAEGLADYEKRLRRYCSYERLEIPNVKNAAALSKEELKIKEGQLFMGKMSEGDQVVLLDEKGKMYGSTEFSEFLQVRMNGGTKQLVFLIGGAYGFSDELHQRAQFKLSLSKMTLTHQMVRLFFTEQLYRAHTILKGEKYHHE, encoded by the coding sequence ATGAAGATAAAGTTAATAACAATGGGACTTTCCGACGATGGTTATCTGGCTGAGGGACTTGCGGATTACGAAAAGCGACTCCGCCGGTACTGCAGTTATGAGCGCCTGGAAATACCCAACGTGAAAAACGCGGCCGCTTTAAGTAAGGAGGAGTTGAAAATCAAGGAGGGACAGCTTTTTATGGGGAAAATGAGTGAGGGTGACCAGGTTGTATTGCTCGATGAAAAAGGGAAAATGTATGGCTCAACCGAGTTTTCTGAATTTTTGCAGGTACGTATGAATGGAGGAACGAAGCAGTTGGTATTTTTAATTGGAGGAGCATACGGCTTCTCGGATGAACTTCATCAAAGGGCACAGTTTAAACTATCTTTATCGAAAATGACCCTGACGCATCAAATGGTGCGGTTATTTTTTACTGAACAATTGTACCGGGCGCATACGATTTTAAAGGGAGAAAAATACCATCACGAGTGA
- a CDS encoding DUF4783 domain-containing protein, with the protein MRTLFVSFLMLIATGLFAQADITDQVAGYIKTANVKELAKHFADNIDLAVEEVDDIYSRAQAEQILKKFFDKNPPKNFTIAHSGTSKLGIEYRIGDLETANGKFRVHINLKKVGDVYQINQFRIEPA; encoded by the coding sequence ATGAGAACTCTCTTTGTATCGTTCCTTATGCTGATAGCTACGGGACTTTTCGCTCAGGCAGACATCACCGATCAGGTGGCCGGTTACATCAAAACCGCCAATGTGAAGGAGCTGGCTAAGCATTTCGCTGATAACATTGACCTTGCAGTTGAGGAAGTGGACGATATTTACAGTCGTGCACAAGCGGAGCAGATTTTGAAAAAATTCTTCGACAAGAACCCTCCGAAAAACTTCACCATTGCTCATTCCGGAACCTCTAAATTAGGTATAGAGTACCGAATTGGGGATCTCGAAACAGCCAATGGTAAATTCCGGGTACACATCAACCTGAAAAAAGTGGGTGATGTTTATCAGATCAACCAGTTCCGTATAGAACCTGCATAA
- the nadC gene encoding carboxylating nicotinate-nucleotide diphosphorylase, producing MELNNLIQQALIEDAGDGDHTSLACIVKGTQSKAKLLVKEDGILAGMRVALEVFKQVDSQLKINALLNDGDMIRKGDVAFFVEGSVHSILLAERLVLNIMQRMSGIATITHSIVKKLEGTSCQVLDTRKTTPLLRSLEKEAVRIGGGVNHRIGLYDMILIKDNHVDYAGGITAALNAAVDYLAKTGKNLKIEIETRNLKELEEAIQHGGMHRVMFDNYAMEDLVEGVKMVNKKFETEASGGITPENVRSYAETGVDFISMGCLTHSVKSLDLSLKAC from the coding sequence ATGGAACTTAACAATCTGATTCAACAAGCCCTTATTGAGGACGCAGGAGACGGAGATCACACTTCGCTGGCTTGCATCGTAAAGGGGACCCAAAGCAAAGCCAAATTACTGGTAAAGGAAGATGGAATCCTTGCCGGAATGCGGGTAGCGCTTGAAGTGTTTAAACAGGTCGATTCACAACTGAAAATAAACGCACTATTAAACGATGGCGACATGATCCGTAAAGGAGATGTCGCCTTTTTTGTGGAAGGAAGTGTACACTCCATTCTACTCGCCGAGCGATTGGTGCTTAACATCATGCAACGCATGAGTGGCATTGCAACCATTACTCACTCCATTGTAAAAAAACTGGAAGGCACTTCTTGCCAGGTGCTCGACACCAGAAAAACGACTCCTTTACTTCGCTCACTGGAAAAAGAAGCTGTGCGCATTGGCGGCGGTGTAAATCATCGCATCGGATTATATGATATGATTCTAATCAAGGATAATCATGTTGACTATGCCGGTGGAATTACTGCGGCACTGAATGCAGCGGTGGATTATCTGGCAAAAACAGGTAAAAACCTGAAAATAGAAATTGAAACCCGCAACTTAAAAGAACTGGAAGAAGCCATTCAACACGGAGGCATGCACCGGGTGATGTTTGATAATTACGCAATGGAGGATTTAGTGGAGGGAGTGAAAATGGTCAACAAAAAATTCGAAACGGAAGCATCCGGAGGAATTACACCCGAAAATGTTCGCAGTTATGCAGAAACCGGTGTAGATTTTATTTCAATGGGATGTTTAACGCACTCCGTGAAATCGCTTGATCTTAGCCTTAAGGCATGTTAA